GTCCTGTGCTCCGCCTTCTACTTTAATTTTAATGCCTTTTGATGTATAGGCCCCAAGCCCGTTTCCGGGAATAGAGCCGTTTTTAAAATAAAGGTGGATATCCGGCTGTTTTCCGGTTCGCTGTGAACGGGTCTTGTGTCCTGAAACCCGGCTGCCGAGTACACGCTGTTCGGCCGTTACAAATTGAAAGTCTCTTGAATGAGGGAGCTGGGTAACATCGTCATCCAAATATTCCGCACCGGCCGCCATTGTTACGGCAGCAAGAAGAGATTCCTGTACATGCGGTAATGGGATCATCTCTTCTACAGTCGATTTTTCCAGCAGGGAAGAGAGATCCAACTGATTGAGTCCGCGATTCTGCACTAACAGATCTGATCGTCCTACAAGTTCCTGTGCCGATGTAAAACCAAGAGAAGCCGTAAGCTGCCGTAGTTCATCGCCAAACACAGTGAACAGTCTGACAAGGCCTTGGACGGCAGGGTCAAATTGCCTTGGAACAAAGCGGCGGAGCCCATGGTCTCTCGCTTTTTGCTCGGAATCAATCTGAGTGGCTATTCCTACATGGCACGTATCAAGATGGCAGCCGCGGCAGGTCGTACAGCCAATGGCTACCATGGAAAGGGTACCGAACCCGATCCTGTTTGCGCCTAGCAGCATCATTTTCACTGCATCAAGAGCACTGCGGATGCCTCCGTCAGCCCAAAGCTCGACTTTATGCCTCAATCCGGCTTCAAGCAGTGCGGTATGGGCAGCTTTTACTCCGATCTCGGCAGGCAATCCGACATGCTGGAGAGCATGCACCCTCGCAGCTCCGGTTCCGCCATCGAAACCGCTCAGCGTAATGATGTCTGCCCCCGCTTTAGCAATGCCGACGGATATGGTGCCGATGTTAGGGACGACAGGTACTTTAACAGATACCTTTGCCTGGTCGTTGGCTGTTTTCAGTTCGGTGATCATTTGTGCAAGATCTTCGATGGAGTAGATATCATGGTTGTTGGAAGGCGAAATTAAATCTGATCCGACTGTGGCATTTCGGGCCTCTGCGATTTTCTCGGTAACCTTCGAACCTGGAAGATGGCCTCCTTCACCAGGTTTAGCTCCCTGGCCGATTTTGATTTCCAATAGATTGGATGAGTTTAGCAGTTCGATATTAACCCCAAAGCGTCCAGAAGCGATCTGCTGTCCGCGTGTCTTCGGATATTTTCCAATCATGTCTTTGATTTCGCCACCCTCGCCGTTTAAGCTGATCATATTCAGCACATCAGCCGCTTCAGCATAGGCTCGAAATGCGGTCTCGTTTTGTGAACCGAAAGACATAGAGCTGATCACAAAAGGAAGGCTGTGATCTTTTACACCAATATCGACATGAGCCGGATCAACAGGTGTTTCAGAACTGGACAGGTCGGTCAGATGGCGAATGGCAATAGGATTGCTTTTTTCCTGGTCCTCCAATTTATCTGCATAGGTTCTGTAACCTGATTTACCGCTGGCGATGTCTCCGATAGATTTCCAAATTCTTGGGAACAAGCGGAAGCTCTTGCTTGCTCTTGCGTCATTTTGCCTGAACACCTCTTTTCTTGCCAGACTGTCTTCTTTCAGTTTAGCAAAATTATATCCAAGCGATTCTGAGCCAAAGAAGTTTACGATATTCAATGTTTCGGCAATTTCGCTGCTCAGTCCGATGCTGGAAAAGAGTCGGTCGTATCCCCTTAACTCATGGATTCCGATTGTAGAAATCACTTTCTCCAGCCCTTTGTTTAATGCTTCAAATAATTTGGCCGCAGGGAGCTGGTTTTCAGGTTCGGTTACGGTCTCAAACAGAAGGTATGGGCTGACTGCATCAGCGCCAAGCCCGATTGTCAGGATGATATCATGAAGAGAACGAATGGCAGCTGATCTGAGAATCAATGAAACGCTGCGTCTCAGGAACTTCTTTCTGAGGCTTTGATCCACTGCTGACAGAACCAGATGAGGATCAAGCCAAAGATGCTTTCTATGTGCCTGGTTGTCATCCAGAATGATCACCGCAGCTCCATTTTCTGCGGCTGCTGCTGCTTCAGAAGAGAGGCGGGAGAGTGCTTCTTCCACGGACTCACTTTCCAGCATGACAGAATGAAGAATATACTTTTCATTTCTTCCTTCAAAATAGGCTGCTACTTGCTCATAAGATGGATGGTTGAATTGCTCCGAAAGGTTTTTCCCATCTATCCCTTCAACCAGCAGCGGTGTAAGGAGTTCAATCGTATTCAGTTCTTTTTCTTTTTTAAAGAGGGAAGGCCGCTTTCCGAGAACGGTACGGGTTGAAAAATGCTCGGTTTCCCTGTCTCTGTCAATCGCCGGGTTGGTAACAACAGCTACACTTTCTTTAATAAAATCAGCAATGTTTTGGCGTTCAGGATGAAGAGCGGCCAGCGGAGAATCATGTCCGAGCGATTGAATGGGTTCGACCCCTTTTTCTGCCATCTGTTCAAGCTGATGGATCTGTTCTCTGTCCCAGCCATAGGCGGCATACCATCCATTATGTTTTTTCAGAGCTGCACGGAAGGGCCCAATTTCCAGGGAAGGTGTTTCTAACCGGTGCCTGGCACCGTCAACACAGATTCTGGTCTCCATCTTTTGGAAGACCTGCTCCTGGTAATCATTGTGATTGTAATAAGTAAGGCGGCCGTCATCTTCCCGTTTCAATCCAACCTTTTCACCGGGAGCAAAACTTTTCGGCTCCGCTGTAAAGTCATTGTTGGAAAGAATTCCTTGTTCAGATGAGAAGTAGAAGGAAGTATCTGTTTCAAGCTGCCAGATCGGACGGAGTCCAAGGGCATCTACACTAAAAACAGCTTCGTTTCCGAACCTTGAGATGATTCCTGCAGGCCCTTGAGCAAAATGTCCCCAGGCTTCCCTTAAATAGGTATACAAATCCTTTAAGTGAGAAGGGTAGGCCTTGATTTCATGAATGATGGGAGGGAACAGAACGTCCATCGCTTCGAACAAGGAGAATCCTTCTCGAAGGATCAGCGTTTCAATGACTCTGTTTAAATCTTGTGAGTCGCTTCCGCCATCAGTAACCGGAATACCAATAATTTCAGCTTCTTCACGGAGTTTGGCGATCGTATTCAATTCGCCGTTATGTCCAAGAACGCTGAAAGGCTGGACTCTGAAAAAGGTGGACAATGTATTGGTAGAATAGCGGTTGTGGCCTAAAGTAATGGTTGACGCGATGAGCGGGTGTGTTAAATCTTCATAATAGGCTGGCAGTGTTTCGCCTGAACCCATGACTTTATAGACAGCATGGTGATTGCTGAGAGAAGCGACATGGACTGCCGGGGACGTTTCGATATCAATCAGCAGGTTATAAAGCGTACGGTCCAGCTCCTCATGATTTTTAACAGGAAGCAGTGCTGCCTGCCAGAAGACTGGTTCTTCACCGCGAGCGATGGGACCTAAGGCCGCAGAATTTGTAACCTCTGTTGCTTCATATATAAGTTCAAGGTGATACTTCTCGAACCATTGTTTAACCGCTTCCATCTCTGAGCGGCTGTCCGCCTTTTTGTCGATGAAAAAATGGCCGACAATAAAATGATCAGAATCCACAGCAGAAGAAGGAAGGCCTTTGCTTGTAAGCTTTTCCTTCCAAAGAAGTCGGGGGATATCGATATTGATACCAATACCATCACCTTCATTTTCAATAAAGCCTGCTCTATGGTTCATCGTGATCAAAGCATGAATAGCATCATCCACATTTTTCTTGGTCGGAATGTTCTCTTTCTCAATCACCGAAACGATTCCACAGCTGTCAAATTCCTGCTTGCGATAATTCTTAAACAAAGCAGGACTCCATGATTTACTCATACGAAAGCCTCCCTTACCCCTATGTTTCATACTTTATAAGACATAAAAAAACCACATCGCGAGAAATGGTTTTATCTCTTTACCCGTGTAATGTTTTAAAGCAATTGAACAATATAGTTAAATATTATCATCGTTTGAATAGTCAGTCAATTATTTTTATTCAAACTAATGTATATCAGAGAAGGGTTAAGGTGGTGCTTTGAGTGCAATCATTTAGAAAGCGCTTACATTTTAGAGTGGAAAAACAGAGTGGTTTATGCACTCTGTTTCATAAATTTACATCGAAGTAATTTTCTTAAACGAACGTTCAACCGCTTCGAGCGTTTCTGCGATGTCTTGATCAGTATGAGCGGTGGTTAAAAACATGGCTTCATACTTAGAGGGAGCAAGGTTGATTCCTTCTGCAAGCATGGCTTTAAAGTAGTTTCCAAATCGCTCTCCATCGGTGCTTTCGGCCTGTTCATAGTTCACGATTTTCTCATTCGTAAAGTAGACGGTAAGCGCCCCTTTTAAACGGTTAATCGTAATGGGAACACCATAGGCCTTTGCATGCCCCAAGATGCCTTCTTCAAGCTGTTTGCCCAGTTCATCCATTCTTTCATATACGCCTTCTTCTTGAAGAACTTCAAGACAGGCGATTCCCGCAGAGATGGAAGCCGGATTTCCGGCCATTGTTCCTGCCTGATAAGCGGGGCCTAAAGGCGCTACTTTTTCCATAATTTCTTTCTTGCCGCCGTATGCTCCGATCGGCAGACCTCCGCCGATGATTTTTCCAAGTGCAGTCATATCCGGTTTTACGTTAAGAAGATCTTGTGCACCGCCATACATAAAGCGAAAAGCTGTTATGACTTCATCATAGATGACGAGAGCGCCGGCCTTGTGAGTCAGCTCATTTACAGCTTCCAAAAAACCTTCTTTAGGTTCAACGATACCGAAGTTTCCGACGATGGGTTCAACGAGAACCGCAGCAATCTGGTCACCCCAGCGGTCTAACGCCTCACGGTAGGAATCAATATCATTGAACGGAACCGTGATGACTTCCTGAGCGATGCTTTTGGGAACGCCGGCGGAATCAGGTGTTCCGAGTGTTGATGGGCCAGAACCGGCGGCTACAAGTACGAGATCTGAATGGCCATGATAGCAGCCCGCAAACTTTATGATCTTGTCGCGTCCAGTGTAAGCGCGGGCTACACGGATCGTTGTCATGACGGCTTCTGTGCCTGAGTTGACAAACCTCACCTTTTCCATGGCAGGCATAGCCTCTTTCAGCATTTTTGCAAATCTCACTTCCAGGCTTGTCGGTGTGCCGTACAGCACGCCGTTTTCCGCAGCCTTCGTTATGGCTTTTGTGATATGCGGATGGGCGTGGCCTGTAATGATGGGTCCGTATGCTGCCAAGTAATCGATGTACCGGTTTCCGTCCACATCCCAGAAGTAGGCTCCTTGTGCTCTTTCCATGAATACTGGTGCTCCTCCGCCTACTGCTTTAAAGGAACGTGAAGGGCTGTTCACTCCACCGACAATATGTTCCTGCGCTTCTTTATATAATAATTCTGACTGCTGATGATTCATTGATTATCCTCCTTGCTGTCCATACATTCCCCATGGGGTAAATGAAACAAAACAATTAAAATCCATCATATATTGTAGCATGTTTTAGGCGATGCTGTAGAAGATCCGCTTAAGCAGGCTAAATAGATTGAGGTAAGCGGAGACTTAGGATAAACTAGTTCATGCTGGTTAAAAACGGGTGCCTGGCACCATTAAGAAAGTTTTCGGAGGAAAAACACAATGGATTATATTATAGATGTAAAAGATTTGCGTAAAGAATTCACATCCCATTCAAGCCGTTCGGGGCTTAAGGGAGCATTTCGTGATCTGTTTACGAGAAACTACACCATCAAGACAGCAGTGGATGACATCTCTCTGCAAATACGTAAAGGGGAAATGGTTGGTTATATCGGGGAAAACGGTGCCGGTAAGTCCACGACCATCAAAATGCTGACAGGCATTCTGACTCCCACTTCAGGGCAAGTAATGGTTAATGGAATGAACCCCCATAAGGACAGGGAGAAATTTGTACGCAGCATCGGGGTGGTGTTTGGGCAGAGATCTCAGTTATGGTGGGATATTGCGGTTCAGGAATCCTTCCGTCTGCTGAAGAAAGTCTACAATGTTCCGGATGAATTCTATAACTCCCACATGACGGATGTTATACAAACACTGGCGATTGAACCTCTGCTCGATAAACCGGTGCGAAAGCTGTCTTTAGGACAGCGTATGAGATGTGAACTTGCGGCAGCGCTTATTCACAACCCGCCGCTTCTGTTCCTGGATGAACCTACCATCGGGCTGGACGTGCTGGTGAAGCTTAAGATCCGTGAATTTTTAAAAGAGATTAATGCAAAATACGGAACGACCATTCTTTTGACTACACATGATCTGTCAGACATAGAGGCGCTATGTGAACGGGTCATCATGCTCGATGAAGGTAAGATCATCTACGATGGAGCCCTTCGCCAGCTCCGTGAAAACTGGGGAGAAGGCAAGCAGATTCAATTCCTTTTCACTGAGGATGTGTTTATGAATGAACTGCAGGAATTGACGAAGGAGCACCTTGTTGTGTGGGAGCAAGGCAGCAATGTGAACAGCTGGACAGCAAGTGTGGAGAACGATGAGGAAGTGATCTCTGCGGTCATTGGTAAGGTCGTTGCTGCAAAGAGAATTGCAGATTTAAAGATTGTTGAGATTACGACAGAAGAAATTATCCGCAATATTTACGAAGAAGGAGCAGTCCGGAATGGCTAAATATTTAGAAATGATCCGCATCCGCTTCTTGATGATGCTGGCCTACCGGACAAACTATTACAGCGGTATTTTGATCTATAGCATCAATATAGGAGCGTATTACTTTTTGTGGAGTGCAATCTATGGGGATAAACCATCAATCCAGCATCTCTCTATTGTCCAGATGACTACATACATTGCGGTCTCCTGGATGGCAAGGGCCTTCTACTTTAATAACATTGACAGGGAAATAGCGCTTGAGATCAAGGAAGGAAAAGTGGCCATCGAGATGATCAGGCCGTATAACTACCTTAGCATGAAGATGATGCAGGGATTGGGAGAAGGTGTTTTCAGGATTCTCTTTTTCTCGGTACCGGGCATGGTCATCGTCTATTTCATCTTTCCGATCCAGTTTACTAGTCATCCGGCAACATGGCTGTATTTCCTGGTATCTATTATTTTAAGCTTCATTATTAATACTCAGATCAATTTGCTGACAGGAATTGCAACCTTCTTCCTATTTAATAATGATGGTTTAATCCGGGCAAAGCGTGTTGTAATCGATCTGTTCTCCGGGTTAATCCTGCCAATCAGCTTCTTTCCCGGCTGGGCCCAAAGTATTATGGGCTATTTGCCGTTTCAGGGAATCAGTTATATTCCGAGCATGATATTTACGGAAGGGTTTCAGGGAAGTGAGGTTATCCACGGGCTGATGAATCAAGCACTGTGGTGCCTCGTTCTCTTTATACCGATCCAGGTGCTGTGGACAACAGCAAAACGTCAGCTCATCGTGCAAGGAGGGTAATGAGGAATGTCCTATCTTTCTATCTTTTTTCAATATGCAGGCCAATATTTAAAAACAAGGCTGACCTACCGTGCAGATATGCTCGTTGAAATATTTTCAGATCTGCTCTTTCAAGCTGTTAACCTTATTTTTATACTCGTGGTATTCGGCCACACCAGTCTTCTGAAAGGCTGGAGCAAAGATGAGATGGTCTTTATCTATGGCTTTTTTCTCGTTCCATTTGCGGTTTTCGGTGCTTTCTTTAACATTTGGGACTTCACGGACCGCTATATCGTGAAAGGGGAAATGGACAGAATTCTGACCCGGCCGATCCATAGTCTGTTTCAGATTATTTTAGAACGGATGGAGCTTGAGTCATTGTTCGGGGGCGTTACTGGCCTGGCGATTATGTATTATGCTGGTAACAATCTGGGATTAAGCTTGCATTGGTATGACCCATTTATTTTTCTCGTCCTGGTCGCAGGCGGTGCCCTTGTGTATGCAGGAATCTTTGTTACGCTGGCGAGCATCGGTTTCTGGTCGGACAGCAGAACGGATATTATGCCGATGATGTACAACATTGGGAACTACGGCCGTTATCCGGTAGATATTTATAATCGGATCATTCGCTATGTACTTACGTGGATTCTTCCTTTTGCTTTCGTCGGAGTTTATCCGGCAGCTTATTTTCTTGGCAGGGAAGAGTGGTACCATTATGCCTTCATCACACCGCTGATCGGCGTCATTTTCTTCGCTATCTCTGTTTTTTTATGGAATATAGGTGTAACCAAATATCGTGGGGCAGGTAATTAGCCGGTAAACAGGCACTCTTTTATGAGTGTCTGTTTTTTATTTTGGATATTTAAGCAGTAAAAAACTATGCTTATATGTCTGGAACATCCATGGCGGCTCCTCTTGTTGCCGGTGTAGCCGGATTGCTTGCTTCACAAGGAAAAAGTGCATCTCAAATCCGTGCGGCAATTGAAAATACAGCGGGACAAGATTTCAGGCACAGGAACGTATTTCTCTAAAAGGAGTGTCAATGAAGCAAATGCTGTAAGTTACTAATCCATATAAAAAGGGCTAGAAAAAAATCGTTTTCCAGCCCTTTTTTTTGTGTTCGTTCAGTCCTATTGTGTACCTGTCCTATTTGTCAAAGGGGCTGCATACACTGCTAACAGAGGCGGTGGGGGATTTGATTTATCTTGCGATGCTTTTTTTATCGGGGTTGATTGTATATAAAAGTCTTCAATCCCTTTTTTCACACCCGGTCATGAAGCATCAGCTCATGTCATTAAACCACCTATTTGTGCTCGTAATCGTCTATATCACCATCATCCTCGGTTTCGGTCTCATGTATACCTCACTGCTTCTCATGGATTTTCATGTACTGATGAAACACGGGGAAGTCATCGGGCATCGCTATTTTTTTTATGTGATTGATGATGCCATGTATTTCAGCTCGATGACAATGCTATCTGTAGGGTATGGCGATTTGACGCCTATGGGGTTTGGAAGATGGCTATCAATTATTGAAGCGCTGATCGGCTATTTGCTTCCTGCAGCTTTTGTACTGACTTCAGTCATTGACAGGAACTCCGCATCAAAAAAGTTGTAGGAACGGGCGGAATTGGTTACCCTCTTTATATAGATGAAAGTAAAGCAGGAGGGATATCCATGACAGTTGCTGAAGGAGAAAAAGCACCGGATTTTACATTGCCGGCAAGTAATGGAGAAGATGTAAAGCTATCAGATTTTCAGGGGGAAAATGTGGTGTTGTATTTTTACCCGAAAGATATGACCCCTGGATGCACGGCGCAAGCCTGTGATTTCAGGGATAAGCATGATGAATTTAAAGACTTGGATGCCGTTATCCTCGGAGTAAGTACAGATCCGCTTGCCCGACATGAAAAATTTATTGATAAATACGGCCTGCCGTTCTTGCTTCTGGCAGACGAGGAACATGAAGCCGCAGAGCTTTTCGGAGTTTGGAAACTAAAGAAGAACTTCGGAAAAGAGTACATGGGGATTGAGCGCTCAACTTTCATTCTCGATAAAGAAGGAAACGTTGTGAAAGAGTATAGAAAAGTGAAAGTGAAAGAGCATATTGACGAAGTTCTGATTTATATAAAAGAAAACCTGAAATAAAGAAAAGGGCACTGCTTTTGGAAGCAGGCCCTTTTGCAATTAATGCTCAAGCAGATCGCTTACTGGCACTTCCATGTCATGATCAGGTTCATCATTGGGATGCACCCAGGCTGTTCCGCTTGATGAATTTATGGACTCAATCCATACTGGCTTACCAAAATACATTACTTCAATTTCGCTAGGCGAAGAAATAATCTGTTTTGCTCGATCCACGTTCATAAGTAACAAGCTCCTTTATTTTTTCCTATAGTATGAGCATATGAACCAGGTATATACTCCCGGATTAATTATGGGCAACATGAAGGTTTTAATGATAAGATGGAATTGTTGGAATTTTTTAAAGATACATAGAATAGGGGAGATTTACAATGTTAGATGAAAGAGTCGTCACTCTTGCCAGGACGCTGCTGCACCACTCTGTAGAATTAAAAAAAGGAGAGCGTGTGCTGATCACTTCACCTCTAACTGCCAGGCCATTAATTAAAGCCCTCATTAAAGAAGCTTACGCGATGGGTGCTTATCCGTACGTGAATATATATGATGACGAAATCAGCCGTTACTTAATTACAGGCTATGAAGCAGAGCAGCTGGAAACCTCAATGGGCTGGGATTTGAAAAGAGTCAAAGAGGTGGATGCGTATATCTCCATCGCAAGTTCAGAGAATGATTCCGAACTGTCTGAAGTACCTGGCGACAAGTTCCAGCTTCGCGGTGAGTACTTTAAACCCGTGCAAAAAGTCATCATTAATGAACGTAAATGGGTGCTTTTGAATTACCCTACCAAGGGACTTGCTCAGAAAGCTAAAATGAGCTTCGAGTCGTTTGAG
This genomic stretch from Fictibacillus marinisediminis harbors:
- a CDS encoding glutamate synthase-related protein — translated: MSKSWSPALFKNYRKQEFDSCGIVSVIEKENIPTKKNVDDAIHALITMNHRAGFIENEGDGIGINIDIPRLLWKEKLTSKGLPSSAVDSDHFIVGHFFIDKKADSRSEMEAVKQWFEKYHLELIYEATEVTNSAALGPIARGEEPVFWQAALLPVKNHEELDRTLYNLLIDIETSPAVHVASLSNHHAVYKVMGSGETLPAYYEDLTHPLIASTITLGHNRYSTNTLSTFFRVQPFSVLGHNGELNTIAKLREEAEIIGIPVTDGGSDSQDLNRVIETLILREGFSLFEAMDVLFPPIIHEIKAYPSHLKDLYTYLREAWGHFAQGPAGIISRFGNEAVFSVDALGLRPIWQLETDTSFYFSSEQGILSNNDFTAEPKSFAPGEKVGLKREDDGRLTYYNHNDYQEQVFQKMETRICVDGARHRLETPSLEIGPFRAALKKHNGWYAAYGWDREQIHQLEQMAEKGVEPIQSLGHDSPLAALHPERQNIADFIKESVAVVTNPAIDRDRETEHFSTRTVLGKRPSLFKKEKELNTIELLTPLLVEGIDGKNLSEQFNHPSYEQVAAYFEGRNEKYILHSVMLESESVEEALSRLSSEAAAAAENGAAVIILDDNQAHRKHLWLDPHLVLSAVDQSLRKKFLRRSVSLILRSAAIRSLHDIILTIGLGADAVSPYLLFETVTEPENQLPAAKLFEALNKGLEKVISTIGIHELRGYDRLFSSIGLSSEIAETLNIVNFFGSESLGYNFAKLKEDSLARKEVFRQNDARASKSFRLFPRIWKSIGDIASGKSGYRTYADKLEDQEKSNPIAIRHLTDLSSSETPVDPAHVDIGVKDHSLPFVISSMSFGSQNETAFRAYAEAADVLNMISLNGEGGEIKDMIGKYPKTRGQQIASGRFGVNIELLNSSNLLEIKIGQGAKPGEGGHLPGSKVTEKIAEARNATVGSDLISPSNNHDIYSIEDLAQMITELKTANDQAKVSVKVPVVPNIGTISVGIAKAGADIITLSGFDGGTGAARVHALQHVGLPAEIGVKAAHTALLEAGLRHKVELWADGGIRSALDAVKMMLLGANRIGFGTLSMVAIGCTTCRGCHLDTCHVGIATQIDSEQKARDHGLRRFVPRQFDPAVQGLVRLFTVFGDELRQLTASLGFTSAQELVGRSDLLVQNRGLNQLDLSSLLEKSTVEEMIPLPHVQESLLAAVTMAAGAEYLDDDVTQLPHSRDFQFVTAEQRVLGSRVSGHKTRSQRTGKQPDIHLYFKNGSIPGNGLGAYTSKGIKIKVEGGAQDGLAKTAFGGSITILKSKAKNGQYYNGSVGKGFAYGAQKGLFMIQGNADARAGIRLSGADLVIGGKLAAPVIADRGNTGVNANIKGFAFEYMTNGRGLVLGDPGPWICAGMTGGVVYLRLQPEMGLTYEVLRTRIAKGAKVSLEPIGFKGAEDINELLTKYSSALVKSEQFEEAAEINYLKEHPLEHFVQVIPVKEQADPDVSTE
- a CDS encoding glutamate-1-semialdehyde 2,1-aminomutase; amino-acid sequence: MNHQQSELLYKEAQEHIVGGVNSPSRSFKAVGGGAPVFMERAQGAYFWDVDGNRYIDYLAAYGPIITGHAHPHITKAITKAAENGVLYGTPTSLEVRFAKMLKEAMPAMEKVRFVNSGTEAVMTTIRVARAYTGRDKIIKFAGCYHGHSDLVLVAAGSGPSTLGTPDSAGVPKSIAQEVITVPFNDIDSYREALDRWGDQIAAVLVEPIVGNFGIVEPKEGFLEAVNELTHKAGALVIYDEVITAFRFMYGGAQDLLNVKPDMTALGKIIGGGLPIGAYGGKKEIMEKVAPLGPAYQAGTMAGNPASISAGIACLEVLQEEGVYERMDELGKQLEEGILGHAKAYGVPITINRLKGALTVYFTNEKIVNYEQAESTDGERFGNYFKAMLAEGINLAPSKYEAMFLTTAHTDQDIAETLEAVERSFKKITSM
- a CDS encoding ABC transporter ATP-binding protein; the encoded protein is MDYIIDVKDLRKEFTSHSSRSGLKGAFRDLFTRNYTIKTAVDDISLQIRKGEMVGYIGENGAGKSTTIKMLTGILTPTSGQVMVNGMNPHKDREKFVRSIGVVFGQRSQLWWDIAVQESFRLLKKVYNVPDEFYNSHMTDVIQTLAIEPLLDKPVRKLSLGQRMRCELAAALIHNPPLLFLDEPTIGLDVLVKLKIREFLKEINAKYGTTILLTTHDLSDIEALCERVIMLDEGKIIYDGALRQLRENWGEGKQIQFLFTEDVFMNELQELTKEHLVVWEQGSNVNSWTASVENDEEVISAVIGKVVAAKRIADLKIVEITTEEIIRNIYEEGAVRNG
- a CDS encoding ABC transporter permease, whose product is MAKYLEMIRIRFLMMLAYRTNYYSGILIYSINIGAYYFLWSAIYGDKPSIQHLSIVQMTTYIAVSWMARAFYFNNIDREIALEIKEGKVAIEMIRPYNYLSMKMMQGLGEGVFRILFFSVPGMVIVYFIFPIQFTSHPATWLYFLVSIILSFIINTQINLLTGIATFFLFNNDGLIRAKRVVIDLFSGLILPISFFPGWAQSIMGYLPFQGISYIPSMIFTEGFQGSEVIHGLMNQALWCLVLFIPIQVLWTTAKRQLIVQGG
- a CDS encoding ABC transporter permease, with translation MSYLSIFFQYAGQYLKTRLTYRADMLVEIFSDLLFQAVNLIFILVVFGHTSLLKGWSKDEMVFIYGFFLVPFAVFGAFFNIWDFTDRYIVKGEMDRILTRPIHSLFQIILERMELESLFGGVTGLAIMYYAGNNLGLSLHWYDPFIFLVLVAGGALVYAGIFVTLASIGFWSDSRTDIMPMMYNIGNYGRYPVDIYNRIIRYVLTWILPFAFVGVYPAAYFLGREEWYHYAFITPLIGVIFFAISVFLWNIGVTKYRGAGN
- a CDS encoding ion channel, with protein sequence MGDLIYLAMLFLSGLIVYKSLQSLFSHPVMKHQLMSLNHLFVLVIVYITIILGFGLMYTSLLLMDFHVLMKHGEVIGHRYFFYVIDDAMYFSSMTMLSVGYGDLTPMGFGRWLSIIEALIGYLLPAAFVLTSVIDRNSASKKL
- the bcp gene encoding thioredoxin-dependent thiol peroxidase, with the translated sequence MTVAEGEKAPDFTLPASNGEDVKLSDFQGENVVLYFYPKDMTPGCTAQACDFRDKHDEFKDLDAVILGVSTDPLARHEKFIDKYGLPFLLLADEEHEAAELFGVWKLKKNFGKEYMGIERSTFILDKEGNVVKEYRKVKVKEHIDEVLIYIKENLK
- a CDS encoding H-type small acid-soluble spore protein produces the protein MNVDRAKQIISSPSEIEVMYFGKPVWIESINSSSGTAWVHPNDEPDHDMEVPVSDLLEH